In Malassezia vespertilionis chromosome 8, complete sequence, a genomic segment contains:
- the SPE1 gene encoding ornithine decarboxylase (BUSCO:EOG09261V03; COG:E; EggNog:ENOG503NVRJ) codes for MIPSAVFSHTVRAFTPPPEDEVIALPVAETKIGVSLFGGSTSQQFKAALDAIDVDACEVDGENAFFVADLAQIYRQYTRWRRELPHIVPFYAVKCNPEPMVLRLLAALGTGFDCASNGEIEKVLDMGVSPSRIIYANPCKASSFVRRAAKQQVGLTTFDNMDELDKMKRFHPRCKLVVRILTDDSKSVCQLGIKFGAPLKDVPALLAKAKALDLDVVGVSFHVGSGCYDPEAFRDAVLRARKAFDMGNDVGYHFDLLDIGGGFEHDNFDAIAVVLRSALADYFPDEHFAPGGSAMVNHPNGLRIIAEPGRYFVQHAFSLATNIIARRIRAADEAEEPSQDAKPEAMYYQNDGTYGAFNCIMFDHQHVVPKVLSLHREFVYRADCAAPGAGKDTLWPCSVWGPTCDSIDCILRLTYLPRSLDVGDWLVYENMGAYTLCASSSFNGLELAKVRYTIGSTDQDGAAEMVMDLLAASDVLDTLS; via the coding sequence ATGATCCCTTCTGCTGTTTTTTCGCACACGGTACGGGCGTTTACACCGCCCCCGGAAGACGAGGTCATTGCCCTGCCCGTGGCAGAGACCAAGATCGGCGTGTCGCTCTTTGGAGGATCGACGAGCCAGCAATTCAAggctgcgctggacgccATCGACGTGGATGCATGCGAGGTAGACGGCGAAAATGCATTTTTCGTCGCGGACCTCGCGCAGATCTACCGCCAATACACTCGgtggcgccgcgagctgccACATATTGTCCCATTCTACGCCGTCAAGTGCAACCCAGAGCCTATGGTTCTCCGcttgcttgccgcgcttggcacggGTTTTGACTGTGCGTCGAATGGCGAGATTGAAAAGGTGCTGGATATGGGCGtttcgccgtcgcgcattATCTATGCAAACCCATGCAAAGCATCGTCGtttgtgcgccgtgctgccaAGCAGCAAGTTGGACTCACCACCTTTGACAACATGGACGAGCTGGACAAGATGAAGCGCTTCCACccgcgctgcaagctcGTCGTTCGGATTCTTACGGACGACTCGAAGAGCGTGTGCCAGCTCGGGATCAAGTTTGGAGCACCGCTCAAAGACGTGCCTGCTCTCCTGGCcaaggccaaggcgctcgacCTGGACGTGGTCGGGGTCAGTTTCCACGTCGGCTCTGGCTGCTATGATCCGGAAGCATTCCGGGACGctgttttgcgcgcgcgcaaagcgttCGACATGGGCAATGACGTTGGCTACCACTTTGACCTGCTGGATATTGGCGGGGGGTTTGAGCACGACAACTTTGACGCCATTGCCgttgtgctgcgcagtgcattggCCGACTACTTCCCCGACGAGCATTTTGCCCCGggcggcagcgcaatgGTCAATCACCCAAACGGCCTGCGCATCATTGCCGAGCCTGGGCGCTACTTTGTCCAACACGCATTCTCACTGGCTACCAATATTATTGCACGGCGAATCCGCGCTGCGGACGAGGCAGAGGAACCGAGCCAGGATGCCAAGCCCGAGGCAATGTATTACCAAAACGACGGCACATACGGCGCCTTTAACTGTATAATGTTTGATCACCAGCATGTGGTGCCCAAAGTGCTCTCCTTGCACCGCGAGTTTGTCTACCGCGCAGACTGtgccgcgcccggcgcggGGAAAGACACGCTGTGGCCCTGCAGTGTTTGGGGCCCAACGTGCGATAGCATTGACTGCATTTTGCGCCTGACATACCTGCCGCGGTCCTTGGACGTGGGCGACTGGCTCGTGTACGAAAACATGGGCGCATACACGCTCTGTGCATCGTCGAGCTTCAATGGGCTTGAGCTTGCCAAGGTGCGGTACACGATTGGCAGCACCGACCaggacggcgcggcagAAATGGTGATGGATTTACTGGCCGCGTCGGACGTGCTGGATACACTCTCGTAA
- a CDS encoding uncharacterized protein (COG:A; EggNog:ENOG503P711): MMSSYNFREYFMRRTRDSFRAHLFPETSIEAKELSKSAATLASVPTSTAPQQVPTSPLSETSLKQFYENAQEELKALQRAAVTNMMYAGSSRLVVEDQRMRDWVVRTSPEAEGGAGGDAEQK; this comes from the exons ATGATG TCCTCGTACAATTTCCGCGAGTACTTTATGCGGCGTACACGCGATTCGTTCcgcgcgcatctttttCCAGAGACGTCTATTGAGGCAAAAGAGCTCAGTAAGAGTGCCGCAACGCTTGCTTCCGTGCCGACATCAACTGCGCCACAGCAAGTACCGACATCGCCTCTTTCAGAGACGAGCCTGAAGCAGTTTTACGAGAATGCACAAGAGGAGCtcaaagcgctgcagcgtgcggcagTGACCAATATGATGTATGCCGGCAGTAGCCGGCTCGTGGTAGAGGACCAGCGCATGAGGGACTGGGTCgtgcgcacctcgccgGAGGCCGAAGGGGGCGCCGGAGGCGACGCCGAACAAAAATAG
- a CDS encoding uncharacterized protein (COG:T; EggNog:ENOG503NW2V): MSQHSSAGSQRISRPGAALRSVAQPFQAATNTFGNRKRSNDVAGLFDKRPRAAGPLKAPQNNHGRQYGIATGLRTQRPSERPAPPVPNAVVQPQQRAPTRLEREKKRNYNDPANVGPWQLGKLIGQGASGRVRHAVHSRTEQHAAVKIIPKQMLINSRMSLRDLSAKQDKLTLGIEREIVIMKLIEHPNLLGLWDVYETSKELYLVMEYVAGGELFDYLVSRGRLRPDEARSYFRQVIFGIGYCHTFSICHRDLKPENLLLDGSRETVKIADFGMAALQPTEKMLETSCGSPHYASPEIVSGKSYDGTTSDIWSCGIILFALLCGRLPFDDPNIQTLLSKVRAGKFSMPEYLDPDAKDLIWRMLDVDPVKRADMDEICSHPWFTDNNRLSSRNPVSTPKEALATEPINLADIDPDILGNLSTLWPELSHEQIIRCLLASNGNWQKTFYSLLVLHREHHASDDEGGDEEDEEELDAEDRHALDLARDEKETQVSPNTLGLCVEKHDSRPTPPSILASVAEEEEKELVAPTASTPPVSETFARSTSRAFTEVSQTSSNKELGDAKEHVEDKAVAAVADLSADVPLVTAAADHHVAPHAPIEHTRPSTALAAPPSEPVAHASVPPPQWVMSKMPGPVERKSSLPMLGEAVTTSARRPSTGMDVRKAPENRRLASLMQAFTRPTLAPFRQRSNSAKEAGKSVDVVTEMAPASPAVVPVTAPANPAVVPVTAPAVVPVAPAVAPATAPAIAPAVAPQQAPPPVSPPLPARPAPISAPPKERPVPAEPSPAPAEPHTWAARLLSVATETSKRVVSQDTSADSLMNQFMDEIGEELDSLELIGDAVGATSWPAPQVPRSAEQHKSAAQMQTPTPQIQAGIWDDPRHSALEMRRVMTHADMSPSSSDGDISTQATVLVQSDDSADKFGDADEDSLLVSSVPPVVKRPQETFPFAAYTQRTRPVSQLRPRSSFGQIDAPSKPAGARMMPPGPRPGSRPMSPVDNDERPVSAMAKPPSSVGTAFSRPQLALSDARNVPGAAPAARPPTYMGVSLRAQTPSSVAPQARPQTSMGVASAPPTAPVQSRPQTAMSAPLQTRGTASPRPGNAAPGQPALGAQKPTGLGAAAAAAHSKRRSILHPFRKESKEHVPETVGLGVQVPGKENVLPAAKKPDDAIDARHSWFTGILHRRQTHVLMSVQNLTFTVQTSQALLQQLGTTLTPQSRVQTTRPLTQQAPLQYLLESMYDTKEGKHIKCRPMRFRVEYTILPVSSSVRHAASPKLTTPLSPGMPGYDPRAASRPMSPVLDAARSGVQSFATSVTFTHEKGSLTTFKLFMSKLRRDWKLDARDA; encoded by the coding sequence ATGTCGCAGCATTCTTCAGCGGGCTCCCAGAGGATTTCGCGCCCCGGCGCTGCCCTACGGTCCGTTGCGCAGCCATTCCAAGCAGCTACAAACACATTTGGAAACCGGAAACGCTCCAACGATGTTGCGGGACTGTTTGACAAgcgcccgcgcgccgccgggcCCCTCAAGGCGCCGCAGAATAACCATGGCCGTCAGTACGGCATCGCCACTGgtctgcgcacgcagcggccCTCGGAGCGccccgcgccgcccgtgccgAACGCTGTGGTacagccgcagcagcgcgcaccgacgcgcttggagcgcgaaaagaagcgcaacTACAACGACCCGGCCAATGTCGGACCTTGGCAGTTGGGAAAGCTGATCGGCCAAGGCGCGTCTGGTCGCGTCCGTCATGCTGTCCATTCGCGCACCGAGCAACATGCCGCCGTCAAGATCATCCCGAAACAGATGCTAATCAACAGCCGCATGAGCTTGCGCGATTTGAGTGCAAAGCAGGACAAGCTCACGCTCGggatcgagcgcgagattgTGATTATGAAACTGATCGAGCATCCCAACCTGCTCGGCCTCTGGGACGTGTACGAAACGAGCAAGGAGCTGTACCTTGTGATGGAATACGTCGCTGGTGGTGAGTTGTTTGACTATCTCGTCTCGCGCGGCCGCCTGCGccccgacgaggcgcgcagctaCTTTCGCCAAGTTATTTTTGGGATTGGGTACTGCCACACGTTTAGTATTTGCCATCGCGATCTGAAGCCCGAGAACCTCTTGCTTGATGGCTCCCGCGAGACGGTAAAGATTGCCGACTTTGGTATGGCCGCACTGCAGCCAACCGAAAAGATGCTCGAGACCAGCTGCGGCAGTCCGCACTATGCAAGTCCCGAGATTGTCAGCGGAAAGAGCTACGACGGGACTACGAGCGATATCTGGAGCTGTGGTATCATTTTGTTTGCCTTGCTCTGTGGCCGTTTGCCATTCGACGATCCGAATATCCAGACGCTGCTCAGCAAGGTGCGTGCGGGCAAGTTTTCCATGCCCGAGTACCTCGACCCCGATGCCAAGGACCTGATCTGGCGCATGCTGGACGTCGACCCAGTGAAGCGTGCGGACATGGACGAAATTTGCAGCCATCCCTGGTTCACAGACAATAACCGTCTTTCCTCGCGCAACCCTGTAAGCACGCCaaaagaggcgctcgcCACCGAGCCCATCAACCTCGCCGACATTGACCCCGATATCCTCGGCAACCTAAGCACACTCTGGCCCGAGCTCTCCCATGAACAGATCATTCGGTGCCTCTTGGCGAGCAACGGCAACTGGCAAAAGACGTTTTACTCGCTGCTCGTCTTGCACCGAGAACACCATGCCTCGGACGACGAGGGGGgcgacgaagaggacgaagaagagCTGGACGCGGAGGACCGCCACGCTCTCGACTTGGCACGCGACGAGAAGGAAACGCAAGTGAGCCCAAATACGCTCGGACTTTGCGTGGAGAAGCACGACTCGCGTCCCACCCCCCCTTCTATCCTCGCTTCCGTGGCCGAGGAGGAAGAGAAGGAGCTTGTCGCACCGACAGCCTCGACGCCACCTGTCTCTGAgacgtttgcgcgcagcacatctCGTGCATTCACAGAAGTGAGCCAGACATCGAGCAATAAAGAGCTTGGCGATGCAAAGGAGCATGTGGAAGACAAGGCCGTTGCTGCCGTTGCGGACCTTTCCGCGGACGTGCCTTTGGTGACGGCAGCAGCTGACCACCacgttgcgccgcacgcgcccATTGAGCACACCCGTCCATccacggcgctggctgcgccgccgagcgagcctgtggcgcatgcgtctgtgccgccgccgcaatGGGTCATGAGCAAGATGCCTGGGCCCGTAGAGCGCAAGTCGTCGCTGCCCATGCTTGGAGAAGCGGTGACCACTTCAGCACGCAGGCCATCGACAGGTATGGATGTGCGCAAGGCGCCGGAGAACCGTCGTCTTGCCTCGCTCATGCAAGCGTTTACGCGCCCGACCTTGGCTCCGTTCCGTCAGCGATCTAACTCGGCGAAGGAAGCTGGGAAGAGCGTGGATGTTGTGACGGAGATGGCCCCGGCGAGTCCTGCAGTCGTCCCTGTAACGGCCCCGGCGAATCCTGCAGTTGTCCCTGTGACGGCCCCGGCAGTGGTCCCTGTGGCACCTGCCGTGGCGCCGGCTACCGCTCCTGCCATTGCGCCGGCGGTGGCGCCACAgcaggcgccgccgcccgtgtCTCCGCCGCTCCCTGCGCGCCCTGCTCCCATTTCCGCACCGCCTAAAGAGCGGCCTGTCCCTGCCGAGCCGAGCCCCGCTCCCGCCGAGCCACAcacatgggcggcgcggcttcTCAGTGTCGCGACGGAAACATCGAAGCGTGTCGTATCGCAAGACACCTCCGCCGACTCGCTCATGAACCAGTTTATGGACGAAATCGGCGAAGAACTGGACTCGTTGGAGCTCATCGGCGATGCGGTCGGTGCTACGTCATGgcccgcgccgcaagtGCCACGCTCTGCAGAGCAGCACAAATCCGCAGCACAAATGCAGACCCCAACTCCCCAAATACAAGCGGGCATTTGGGACGATCCGCGCCACAGCGCGTTggaaatgcgccgcgtcaTGACGCACGCAGACATGTCCCCATCCTCGAGCGATGGAGACATATCGACGCAAGCAACCGTGCTTGTCCAAAGCGACGACTCCGCCGACAAGTTTGGGGACGCTGACGAGGACTCGCTCCTTGTTTCGAGCGTCCCGCCCGTCGTAAAACGGCCCCAGGAAACTTTCCCGTTTGCCGCGTATACACAGCGTACCAGGCCTGTGAGCCAACTGCGCCCAAGGAGCTCGTTCGGCCAAatcgatgcgccgtcgaagcccgcaggcgcgcgaatgATGCCTCCAGGCCCACGCCCAGGCTCGCGTCCAATGTCTCCTGTAGACAACGACGAACGGCCCGTGTCTGCCATGGCCAAGCCGCCGTCTTCGGTCGGCACTGCATTCTCGCGTCCCCAATTGGCACTCTCtgacgcgcgcaatgtgccgggagcagcgcccgcggcgcgcccgccCACGTATATGGGCGTCAGtctgcgcgcacagacgccaAGCTCCGTCGCGCCACAAGCGCGGCCCCAGACGTCGATGGGCGTCGCAAGTGCGCCACCCACGGCGCCTGTGCAGTCGCGGCCGCAAACGGCCAtgtcggcgccgctgcaaacgcGAGGCACGGCAAGTCCACGCCCTGGGAACGCCGCGCCTGGCCAACCGGccctcggcgcgcaaaagccaACCGGACtgggcgctgctgccgctgcggcgcactccaagcgccgcagcattTTGCATCCTTTCCGCAAAGAAAGCAAGGAACATGTACCGGAAACAGTCGGCCTCGGCGTCCAAGTTCCAGGCAAGGAGAATGTGCTGCCTGCAGCCAAGAAGCCCGACGATGCCATCGACGCACGTCATTCGTGGTTCACTGGCAttctgcatcgccgccaaaCGCACGTCCTGATGTCTGTGCAGAACCTCACATTCACGGTGCAGACCAGCCAAGCACTGCTGCAACAGCTCGGTACGACGCTCACGCCCCAGTCCAGGGTCCAAACCACCCGTCCCTTGACGCagcaggcgccgctgcagtACCTGCTCGAGTCCATGTACGACACCAAGGAGGGGAAACATATCAAGTGCAGGCCCATGCGTTTTCGTGTAGAGTACACGATCCTCCCGGTCAGCTCCAGCGTCcgccacgccgcgtcgcccAAGCTCACGACGCCCTTGTCGCCAGGGATGCCGGGCTACGATCCTCGGGCTGCGTCGCGTCCCATGTCTCCCGTGCTGGACGCCGCCAGAAGCGGTGTACAGTCTTTTGCCACGAGTGTTACCTTTACCCATGAAAAGGGATCGCTTACGACCTTTAAGTTGTTTATGAGCAAGCTGCGTCGCGATTGGAAACTCGATGCGCGGGATGCATAG
- the RDS2 gene encoding Transcription factor (EggNog:ENOG503NUF9; COG:S) has translation MTREMTDDNAQYETKLLAKTQQAPSASPLDILPHLCTPSSTSTFTPDTLHASFAADAYEMNNYTHSNDMAAANAVRNTTTPFYKPMQAMPRESEPLNGMNETFTLHPMFGAPPAMPLGQESLRNGCDKTAAPLQGSQLGGTAWLGLGGPEPSIAGEQGSGTELNILSEFLEALDDPKMERNDTLSVPYKPEPTAGISGMVQRTQSSDLLNTPPSMIDLGSEGTSLGTDGSALPLLSPQHTAYHSGAPAHECKRTATEPLGDGNPPMFSTAPQRDRDSDRQQAPYPASLSKTATKTERFLLTAADQTDGSRDERLRQVIQAKCEAGLLRPYNHVNGYARLNRWMELNVSPSSRRRILKPLSVFRPVFYSIAKNLTNFDLIYIEEAFERLLLDYDRVFSIQGTPACLWRRTGEIYKGNKEFAELVGVPIESLREGRLCIYELMAEESAVNYWEKYGSVSFDPSQKAVLTMCKLHTKNEQLVTASMDGEPPNDAAKETRDVDTRTETTKPTESVKPTEPRKQASCISCCFSFTIRRDKYNIPTMIVGVRFPLRTLTAEFPAHAPYPGQGGNVAGASKKRQHVCRSLHQYFYQTIGRFLARDLRKGLS, from the exons ATGAC ccGGGAAATGACAGATGACAATGCACAGTACGAGACGAAACTGCTCGCAAAGACGCAGCAGGCGCCGTCTGCGTCGCCTTTGGATATACTTCCCCATTTGTGCACCCCTTCTAGCACATCAACATTTACACCAGATACATTGCACGCATCGTTTGCCGCGGATGCGTACGAGATGAACAACTATACACACTCCAACGATATGGCCGCTGCCAATGCTGTGCGCAATACTACTACGCCATTCTACAAGCCCATGCAAGCGATGCCGAGGGAAAGTGAGCCGTTGAACGGCATGAATGAAACATTTACACTGCATCCCATgtttggcgcaccgccagcgATGCCGTTGGGCCAAGAAAGTTTGCGCAACGGCTGCGACAAgactgccgcgccgctgcaaggttcgcagcttggcggcacGGCATGGCTCGGACTGGGCGGCCCTGAGCCGAGTATAGCTGGCGAGCAGGGCAGCGGCACCGAGCTCAACATTCTCAGCGAGTTTCtcgaagcgctcgacgaCCCGAAAATGGAGCGCAACGACACGCTGTCTGTCCCATACAAGCCAGAACCTACCGCTGGGATCTCAGGTatggtgcagcgcacgcaaagcagcgACCTTTTGAATACGCCGCCGTCCATGATCGATTTGGGGAGCGAGGGCACGAGCCTTGGCACCGACGGCAGCGCACTCCCGCTCTTGTCCCCACAGCACACAGCCTACcacagcggcgctccgGCGCATGAATGCAAACGCACTGCAACCGAGCCGCTCGGCGACGGCAATCCTCCGATGTtcagcacggcgccgcagcgcgatcGCGACAGCGATCggcagcaagcgccgtaCCCTGCATCGCTCAGCAAGACCGCGACCAAGACCGAGCGATTTTTGCTCACCGCCGCGGACCAAACCGACGGAAGTCGCGACGAGCGTCTGCGCCAAGTCATCCAGGCCAAGTGCGAGGCCGGTTTGCTGCGCCCCTACAACCACGTAAATGGCTACGCGCGGCTGAACCGCTGGATGGAACTGAACGTGTCGCCTtcgtcgcggcggcgcatcctcaaGCCCCTCTCTGTGTTCCGCCCCGTATTTTATTCAATTGCTAAGAACCTGACCAACTTTGACCTGATTTACATCGAGGAAGCGTTCGAGCGCTTGCTCCTGGACTACGACCGCGTCTTCTCCATCCAAGGCACGCCCGCATGCCTCTGGCGCCGCACGGGCGAGATCTACAAAGGGAACAAGGagtttgccgagcttgtcgGTGTCCCGATCGAGAGCCTGCGCGAAGGGCGGCTGTGCATTTATGAGCTCATGGCCGAAGAGAGCGCCGTGAACTACTGGGAGAAGTACGGCTCCGTTTCTTTCGATCCCAGCCAGAAAGCCGTGCTCACCATGTGCAAGCTGCATACTAAGAACGAGCAGCTGGTCACTGCCAGCATGGACGGCGAGCCGCCGAACGACGCAGCCAAAGAAACACGTGATGTAGATACCCGCACGGAAACTACCAAGCCTACCGAGTCTGTCAAGCCTACGGAGCCGCGCAAACAAGCATCGTGTATTTCGTGCTGCTTCAGCTTCACGATTCGCCGCGACAAGTACAACATCCCCACCATGATTGTCGGCGTACGTTTCCCTCTGCGCACACTGACTGCAGAATTTCCTGCCCACGCACCCTATCCAGGGCAAGGGGGCAATGTAGCAGGCGCGTCCAAAAAAAGACAGCATGTTTGTCGCAGTCTGCATCAGTATTTCTACCAAACGATTGGACGTTTCCTTGCGCGTGACTTGCGCAAGGGGCTTTCGTAG